From Candidatus Neomarinimicrobiota bacterium:
AATAAGATAGGCGTGATCCTTCCTCGCGGCAACAGCCTTACGCATGTTTTCCAGGGTACTCTCCATAAATACTTGCCCCCCAAAGCCGGGAAATACCGACATAATCAGCAGATAATCGAAATTGGCCAGGTAGGGTTTGAGGATGTCAAAGTCGGCGTCCGGATTGATGGCGACACCGGGGGACGCCCCCAACTCTCGGATGGTGGTCAGGTCGCGCTTGAGATCCTCGCTGGCCTCGGCGTGCACAATCACCGTGTCGGAACCGGCCTCTACAAATTGCTTGAGGTAACGGTGGGGCTTTTCAATCATCAGGTGGGTGTCCAAATAGATGGAAGTCAATCGGCGGACGGCTGCTATAATGAGGGGTCCGAAAGTGAGATTGGGTACGAAATGGCCGTCCATTACGTCCAGGTGGAGGCGGGTGGCACCGGCATCCTCCACCAGGCGGATTTGGTCACCCAGGCGGGCAAAGTCGGCACTGAGTAGACTGGGTGAAATGATGCGCGTACTCATTCTTTTTCCTTATCGTAGGTACTCACCGTCAGGTTGATGGCCCGTTTAACTTTCAGCACACTGCCCCCGGCAATACTTTGATCGACAATAGTGTTGGGCAGCAGGTTCGGCGCATAAATATATCTCACGTGGCCGATTTCAAGGCCGGCGTCGAGGATTTCGCGCCGACCGGCCTGGAAGCCCATGCCGATTACACTGGGGACATAGTAGGAGAGTGGTGCCTCGCCCATACTGACCATGAGCGAGATACTTGAGCCACGACGAAGCAGATTGCCGCCCCGGGGTGACTGCCAGGTGACGACACCGGCAGGATAGTCGTCGCTGTAGGCGGTGTGGACGGTATCGATGACCAGCCCGGCCCGGGCCACCTCTATCTCGGCTGCTCGCAGGGTTTTATCTACCAGGCTGGGAACCTCTACCATCTTTTCCTCTTCAGTCACTGTGAGTTGAATAATCCGTCCCTTTTTTACCCGCGAATAGGCCTTGGGAAACATCTCGAAAACCTGGTTGGGAGGGTATTCCTGGGTGTGGGCCACGTGTGCCTTTTCTACCCGGAATCCCTCCTCTTTAAGTGTTTCAACGGCTTCGGGATAGGGCAGACCCACGACGTTAGGCAGATAGCGGACCTGCCCTTGGTAGACATACGCAGGCATAATGACCTGGTCCAGCAGGACGGTGAAGATAATAGCCAGCACCGCCAAAGCTGTCAGATACTGGATGATCACTTTGGCTTTCATTGCACCCGCAGGCGGACAGCGAAAAGGCCGTCCACTTGGTGATCGGGGGGAAAAGTGCTGAGGGCGCCGTCCCGGTCTAGCCACTCCCGGGGGACACTTTCGGGCATTGGTACGATATAGAACTCAGGATGGTCGCGTTGGAAGGCATGGACAAGCTCCCAATTCTCCTCGGGCTCCAGTGAACAGGTGGCATAGATCAGGGTACCTTCGGGCGGCAAGTGGTGAGCGGCGTGTACCAGGAGGGACATCTGGAGGGTGGTCATTTCCGCCAGGTGTTCAGGCTGCCGCCGCCAGCGCAGATCGGCCCGCCGTGCCAGTACTCCGGTACCGCTGCAGGGAACGTCTATCAATAGCTTGTCTGCCTTAGGGAGGGCCTGGGTAGTAGCGTCACCGGGGTAAAGGTCTACGTTCTCCAGGCGCAGGCGGTTGAGGGTGCTGTTGATCTGGCGCACGCGGTCGGGGTCTATCTCATAGGCGAGGATTCGCCCTTCCGGTCCCACGCAGTCAGCCAGGGCGGCGGTTTTGCCGCCCGGTCCGGCGCAGAGGTCGATAATGACTTCGCCGGGTTGAGGATCCACCGCCCTGACGACGGCTCCTGAGGAGGGATCCTGCACGATAAAGAGACCCTCATTTAGCACTTCCGGTTCCAGCAGCGGGGCGGGGGAGGGCACGGCGGTGAGGGATTCTTCCAGAATCGGGTGCCGTTGCAGGGAAATCTTTTTTGCCGCCGCCAGGTCGGCCAAACGCTTCTGTTGGGCTTCGTCTTTGCGTTGTCGGAACCAGACCGCAGGTCGGCGGTTGTTCCATTCCATGAGGGCAATGGTCTTTTCCCGCCCCCACCGGTCCAGCCAGCGTTCCACCAGCCACTTTGGATGGCTATAGGCAAGGGCCAGTTCCCCCACCGAGGCATCCATGGGCGGCGTGGTGATGGGCGGCTGGCGAGTCAGCTCTCTAAGTACCCCGTTGATGAGACCAGCTGCTCGGGTAAGGTTAACCGCGCGAGCCAATTCAACGGTGGTGCTCAAGGCGGCATGGGGCGGCACGCTGTCCATATACCGCAGCTGGTAGGCCCCCAGGCGCAGGAGCTGTCTCACGTCTTTTTCCATGTGGGCATACCGACCCCGGTAACAGGCGGCCAGATCGGAATCCAGGCGTCCCTGCATACGGGTGGTACCTAGAACCAGCTCGGTGATAAAGCGGCGTTCCTGATTTGTCAGAGTAGTGCCAGCGAGAGCATTGTGCAACACGTCGTTAATCCGGCCGCCTTGCTCCGCCTGAACGAGCACCTGAAACGCGGTTTTCCGGGCCTCGTCTATCATGGTATGAGTTGTCATCAGTTGTCTAGCCGAGAACCTTTCCCGGCTCAAGGTGGGTGCCTCGTAGAAACTCGTTCACCGTCATCCGCTGCCGTCCTTCTAATTGTAGCTCGGCGACTTCCAGCACTCCCTCGCTCGTGCCCACCTGCAGCCGACCCTGGCTTACGCCGAGTACCTCCCCCGGTTCCCCCTGGCCGGGCACAGCTAAGGCTTTGAATAGTTTCAAACGGTGCCCATCCAAGAAGGTAACGGCACCCGGCCCGGGGGAAAAGGCCCTGATCTGGTTGGTGATCACTGCCGCCGGACGATCCCAACGGATTAGCAAGTCCGCCGGGGTGATTTTTGGCGCTCGGGGTAGTTCGCCGGTCATCAATTCCGCCTGGGGACGGGGCTGGATCTTCCCTGCCTCCAGGCTGTCCAGAGTCTCTACCAGGATATCGGCGCCTATGGTAGCCAGCCGCTCGGCCAGGGAACCGTAGTCATCATCGGGCTGGATGGGGTGCTCGTGCTGGAGCAGGATGTCACCGGCGTCGATCTGAGACGTCAAGGTAATGGTTGTCACGCCGGTAATGGTCTCGCCGGCTAGCAGACAGTGCTGAATTGGTGCTGCACCCCGGTACTTGGGTAGCAGGGAAGGGTGGAGGTTTACAGCGCCCCGGGGAGGAATTAACAGCAAGGCATCGGGTAGAATCCGAAAGGCCACCACCACAAACAGATCGGCGGCCATGTCGGCCAGATAGGATTGGAAGCGATCCTCCTTGAGGCTGGCGGGTTGCAGGACGGGATATCCCAGGTTTTCCGCCAGACGTTTAACCGGTGGGGATTGTAGCTTGCGGCCGCGGCCGGCTGGCTTGTCCGGGCCAGTGACCACGGCCACCACCTGGTGGGAAGATTGGTGCAGTTTTATCAGGGAGGGGTTGGCGAATTCCGGGGTCCCCATATAGACCAGGCGCATGGAAACCCCGCTAGCCTTTAGAGGGTGATACCAGTAGTCGGCGCTCCCATCTCAGCGATTTCAGCCAGCCGCTTTTCTAGCATGGCATGCTTGGCGGGGGTCAGGTGATCAGTGTAAAAGATCCCGTTCAGATGATCCACCTCGTGCTGAATAACTCGGCCCAGCAGCCCGTCAAACCATTCCTCATACGTTTCCCCGGTCTCGTCCTGGAAACGGACACGAACCTTTTCTGGCCGGGTGATGGTGGCCCTGATTTTGGGGATACTCAGGCAGCCCTCCTCCATTTCGAAGCTTCCGGTGGACTCCAATATCTCGGGATTGATCAAAACGCGGGGACCCTTGTCCTCTTCCGTGTGGCTGATGTCGACGACGGCAAAATTAAGGTCCAGTCCTACTTGGTTGGCCGCTAAGCCCATGCCCTCCTCGGCGTACATGGTTGCTAACATATCATCCACCATGTCGTGGACTTTTCGGGGATCGGCCACAAACACGAGGCGCTTGCGTAGAAGCGGATCGCCGTATTTCACGATGGGCAGGACCGCCATCAATCACCCTTGGGCGTTTCGACTTGATCGGTGGCCAGCCCTACGATATAGGCCCTGGCAACGGTGATCTTATTCCCCTTGCCAACGTCCAGCAGTACCTGGCTGCCGTCCTTGCCTTTAAAGGCTTCGATTTTCCCATAAATGCCGCCCCGCGTGAGTACCTGATCGCCTTTCTGCAAAGTGCTGAGCATTTGCCGCTGTTGTTTCTGGCGCCTCATCTGGGGCCGGATAAGCAGGAAATAGATAATGGCGAACATCAGGATCATGGGCAGGAAAGCGAGCATCCCGCCGCCCGATCCCTCACCACCCGGTTGACTTAAGCCGTATAAGACGTCCAAAACATCTCCTTGATTTTAATTTTAAAATTTACCATGACCTTTCTGCATTAACAACGTCAGGTAAGCCGCTCCGCAGGTGGCTGCCGCCATGCTTTCCGCTATAATAAGCAATTAGAAATAACACGCCACAGTAAGATACTGCCATTTACCGGGTCGGTTCCAATGGGGTATCAATCCCTGTTGGGCGGCGGGATTATATCGTCACCGTCATCCTCCGGCGGGTGTC
This genomic window contains:
- the rsmB gene encoding 16S rRNA (cytosine(967)-C(5))-methyltransferase RsmB, translating into MTTHTMIDEARKTAFQVLVQAEQGGRINDVLHNALAGTTLTNQERRFITELVLGTTRMQGRLDSDLAACYRGRYAHMEKDVRQLLRLGAYQLRYMDSVPPHAALSTTVELARAVNLTRAAGLINGVLRELTRQPPITTPPMDASVGELALAYSHPKWLVERWLDRWGREKTIALMEWNNRRPAVWFRQRKDEAQQKRLADLAAAKKISLQRHPILEESLTAVPSPAPLLEPEVLNEGLFIVQDPSSGAVVRAVDPQPGEVIIDLCAGPGGKTAALADCVGPEGRILAYEIDPDRVRQINSTLNRLRLENVDLYPGDATTQALPKADKLLIDVPCSGTGVLARRADLRWRRQPEHLAEMTTLQMSLLVHAAHHLPPEGTLIYATCSLEPEENWELVHAFQRDHPEFYIVPMPESVPREWLDRDGALSTFPPDHQVDGLFAVRLRVQ
- the rpe gene encoding ribulose-phosphate 3-epimerase, which codes for MSTRIISPSLLSADFARLGDQIRLVEDAGATRLHLDVMDGHFVPNLTFGPLIIAAVRRLTSIYLDTHLMIEKPHRYLKQFVEAGSDTVIVHAEASEDLKRDLTTIRELGASPGVAINPDADFDILKPYLANFDYLLIMSVFPGFGGQVFMESTLENMRKAVAARKDHAYLIAVDGGLNPSTIERVFATGIDIAVIGSALFDAPDIAQRFQELQG
- a CDS encoding PASTA domain-containing protein — its product is MKAKVIIQYLTALAVLAIIFTVLLDQVIMPAYVYQGQVRYLPNVVGLPYPEAVETLKEEGFRVEKAHVAHTQEYPPNQVFEMFPKAYSRVKKGRIIQLTVTEEEKMVEVPSLVDKTLRAAEIEVARAGLVIDTVHTAYSDDYPAGVVTWQSPRGGNLLRRGSSISLMVSMGEAPLSYYVPSVIGMGFQAGRREILDAGLEIGHVRYIYAPNLLPNTIVDQSIAGGSVLKVKRAINLTVSTYDKEKE
- the def gene encoding peptide deformylase, translating into MAVLPIVKYGDPLLRKRLVFVADPRKVHDMVDDMLATMYAEEGMGLAANQVGLDLNFAVVDISHTEEDKGPRVLINPEILESTGSFEMEEGCLSIPKIRATITRPEKVRVRFQDETGETYEEWFDGLLGRVIQHEVDHLNGIFYTDHLTPAKHAMLEKRLAEIAEMGAPTTGITL
- the fmt gene encoding methionyl-tRNA formyltransferase; this translates as MRLVYMGTPEFANPSLIKLHQSSHQVVAVVTGPDKPAGRGRKLQSPPVKRLAENLGYPVLQPASLKEDRFQSYLADMAADLFVVVAFRILPDALLLIPPRGAVNLHPSLLPKYRGAAPIQHCLLAGETITGVTTITLTSQIDAGDILLQHEHPIQPDDDYGSLAERLATIGADILVETLDSLEAGKIQPRPQAELMTGELPRAPKITPADLLIRWDRPAAVITNQIRAFSPGPGAVTFLDGHRLKLFKALAVPGQGEPGEVLGVSQGRLQVGTSEGVLEVAELQLEGRQRMTVNEFLRGTHLEPGKVLG
- the yajC gene encoding preprotein translocase subunit YajC, which gives rise to MDVLYGLSQPGGEGSGGGMLAFLPMILMFAIIYFLLIRPQMRRQKQQRQMLSTLQKGDQVLTRGGIYGKIEAFKGKDGSQVLLDVGKGNKITVARAYIVGLATDQVETPKGD